ttctaacctctcttattgtaagaatagctgataatattgtgttgaagttgtcctaagtaagttttcattagcattttgacttttaaaagtcttttaaaagtcaaaatgctaataaaagtagttttcactaaagttaaaatcgtgtctaaaaatCATTCGATATcgtctgcagaattaaaaacagaataaaatacattcgcacgtacagaaatatgtagcacaactaaaagatataagttgaacgacaacttcaacacaatattatcagctattcttacaataagagaggttagaaataataataataatagcaggcagatgttcttttgttccctaattgtcccttgggtatttgggtattaatgagtacaaaaaagagtattatgaaccttataaacacacgttctgatgacgttggaatggacattgcttaacatgaatttcttaacattttcgcttataacttttttatttatagttctacgacaaaagttactaaaccaaagttgtagagaatttaatttgcaacaaaaagtgtttatacatttttttgtacaaGGGTGGcgacttggttttagctttttacacttcaaaaaaataaaattgcgtcctctaaaaaacgcaaggtaaggcctaaaaaatgtaacatttcaatggactaatattGTTATAGACTACTAATGCCAAATGAAGTTTTTAGTTTAGCTTTTATTTCCACCTTAGTATGCAGCTTATACACACAATCTATATACCCACCAAACTATTGGTTGCATCTTATTACAAATTGCACATTATTCCTTTTTGCATGATGTGATTTTTGCAATgcgaattattaatttatgaattgcAGCCGTACTATAGCAATATTAGCTATGCttaattttattccttcttATAAAAAACCTCTAaagtatatgtactacgtaattgacaattatacaatatatggttatttattaaatcaataaacaaaacaggGAAAAATATGAACGTGAATATACACACAGATCTCTGAAAACCTGTTTCATTGACATCGAAGCAGTCTTGTCTCGATTGTAAACGCCCCAGCATAAGAAGAGCTCCCCAGTGTACCGAAAATAAAAGAAGACACGTTTAAATACGTACAACCCGTAGCTCGTAGTGTGGTCACCGGTACCACAGTGCTCACTCTTTCCAATCAACTCAAGAACCGTTACACTGTTTTTACTTACATATCAATAAATTTCTGAATGCAGCCTCAATGCAGTAACATCAGTGCTAATTACAAAGAACTGCGATGTATTAAATACACTGACGGTGCTAAACTTATACAGATGTTAAAATGGATGCGCAATAAGGGTCATTATTAGTTGACTTTATTTCAAATTGAGGACACCAAGTCGATAGGTGGACTGCAGGGAACGAGCGTCCACGGCTTCTCATTCTATAAATACACGATTTCTCCGACTCGGTATTCGTTCAGCAGGATAATGACTCACAAGGCGGGAGAGTCCAGTTTAAAATCTTGTATATATTAGACACTAGGCATATTTTTGAAGgcgattaatattttgttttataacctaCTTGCCGGGATAAATATATTTCCGATAGTCTACCAGTATTTGTTTAGAATTTACAATTCATTTAATCTAAAAAATCGCTTCgtttaattgtatttgttcGAGATcacgttttaattttatgagtaGAATGAATCACCCACCATCGATAATGGGGTCATTGTTCCAAAGAGATTGAACTACTCTGAATTGTAGGAACTGGTGTTTCTCGATGCAGTGAAAACTGTCTGACCATGTTTGTTGATTGTTTTCAGGTCCGCTATCGGTAACGATAAAGAATTGTGACTTCGTGTTCCTCGAGGGCGAGGTGTTCTCGTGGCTCCTTTCCATAAGCGTGATCAATGTCAGAAAGCTGGTGCTAGGCAAAGGGTCGTTTGCACTGGATCCTACTGCTGCCAATGTTGGTCAACATGGGCCTGGCATGTCGGTCAGTATGGTTTTTATACGTAAAATGCCCCGCGATTTTATGACAACCGGACTGCACTTGGCAATGGCGAATGTTTATTGGTTAGCGTTGTctactttcaaataacattgtgtgttttgattttagGTTGAACTGGTGAACACAACTATTCCCGAGTTACCAGCTCAAAGTTTTGGATCTTCAGCAGCCCGAGTTTACTTGGAATCTGTAGACGTTCATGGAATACGCTCAGGAGCCTTCACTGCGAATACATATAACATCGTTATGGCTGTAAATTGCGCTTTTCACCTAATAGAGGAAGAGGCATTCGCGCCGAAGTCATTAATacacaatttaaatttcatcgGCTGCAAGATACAACAACTGAGTTCTAAAGCGATACAATCAGCTGTCGTTAGTCTAAACTTTTCGAACAACAGGTtagaaagatatttattttttagaacctGTGTAGTTTGAAATCTaattaatacgaaaaaaaatccCTCAAGGTGTTTCAGTGTAAAAAATCCAattagaaaacaatttaaacattttacatataaaattaaccaaaaaGTTAACTTGCTACTTGTataccaaataatttatatattatcttaaaattattctCCCCATACTTtcacttaaattttaatcagaataaataaagaatgttAACTTATTCATCTATTtggaaatcaaattattaaCTCATAATtgtcttcttttttatttcagttttgaCAATATTGACTCAGGAGCGATAAACACAACCGTCGTAGCAGTAGAAATCGTTAACTGCACTTTTCACAAATTTATGGAAAAAGGATTCGAGTTTTTATCTTGGAATAAACTACGATTAGAACGGAATTCGTTCGACGAGCTCGTTCCAAACGCTATTCTCACCCCCGACGTGTTACACGTacatgaatttatatttaatgaaaatgaaatcgAAACGATGCACCCCAACAGTCTTGGATTTATAGGACAAGTCGCTGCAAATGCTGCAAAAAAGAtcacctataataataattactatggACAAAATTGTCACTGCAATATTACTGAGTGGTTGGGTCGCGCTCTTGGTGCAGCCTCTGGTGAACTCTACACGACAGAAAGTTACTGCACGGTTGATGAATTCTTTGCACGTTGTTTTAACGAACCtgaacaaaatatgaaaatttctaAATTCATTAATGGAGTTTGTAATCCTAACGAAGTACAATGCGAAGCTTTACAAAAGTGGAACAGACACgggaaataaaaaatccaagatTCCCCCACAAAAACAAAGAAGAACCTATATTGCGTGAAAGAGATAAGAAAGTTATTGGCATTGTCATTGTAACGATCCTTGGATGCGTCATAATTGCCATGTTAAtcacttttataaaatgtttacgaCGCGAAGGCTACTgcttgaatataaaaaacatactactgTCCTCTAATTCGTCATGTGGTTCCTTCTGCGATAGACTCTGTACATGTGGCAGAGGAAACGGTTTAGACAACGCACGATCAATATCTCAACTTTCGGTTAATGAGTACTCGGAAAGACATCGCCTTAATGAGCCTCGGGTCCAGGAAATTGTACAAGAAACCTCTTTACAGGAAGTTCCCAttcaattatttgataaaactacTCAAACGTTACCCGAGGAATTGACTAAAGAACTACTAGAAAACCTTAAACAAAGATTGGAGGTTCCCGATAATTACATGGAAGCACGAGAAATGATCGAACACCTTTATGAAATTGCAAAAATGGAAGAACTTGGTATATGTCCTGCAAATACACCAAATATGAACGTCGAAGAGAACATTTATGAACTTCCATACCAGAACACAATGCCACGTGTTGGacgaaataataagaaaatggtTAGTGTTGGAACAAGAGCACCGTCCTTAGATAAACTGATGCCATTATCCCCTTATAACCGACAAACGGCCTTAGCCCATGAGTACTTTGAGCCATTAGATATGGCAATCCATTTATATGCCGAAATAACACACAttgataaagaaaaagaaaaaaacctgCTGGGCGCCATTCCCGATGTAATAGCTGAGCAAGCAGTACCACGCGGGCCGTACCTACGCGCTGTGCGCGAAAAAAATGAACTCGAGCAATGAATCTAGCCCCTCACACAGGGCAAATAGTAGCACAGTAGGCAGCCCCTTGTCGACGTCGACATTAAAATCTTACAACTCGACATCAACAAATTCGTCGGGAAAGATGATGAACCGACCTCTTCCAGAGAAACCCACCAACGCCGATGCTGGAGAAGGGACATCGTTACGGCACGGTTGAGGGTGGGACTCGCGGCGGCCGGTGCCGTCGTATGGGACATTGGATCGCATGAGATCGAGGAACCAATCGCGACGCCGCCGACCGACGCCTGGCATGGATTTCTACCTAGAGCTGGACCCCTGCGTGACCGGGTGAGATAGGCACACAACGCGCGCCAGAGACATGCGCCGCGTGTGCCTGACAATGCTTAAAAGTTTCTTTGCTGTGATATTAatttcgtttattattttttacaattattattgtgaaaGCACGAGTGAATGTGTCGATGCGGACACTGTTGTATGTtcttttgtacattattttgtaattaattttaatttagtgcaactataaaaataatgttatgttctATAGATATAAGTGTTTTGGTCCCTCATTACGACGAATGGCTGCTAGTGATCATGGACATTTAtggaaaaactatattttagtCAAACTAACGCAATATCCGTATATATAACTTATTAATGTATATGTAGTCGCATTGTTAATCACTATCACGATTTAAaagacatttattaaaattacactaaaCAGTACGCGTGTACCACTTTAagcataaatacaaatattcatcaaatgttacaaaatgttgagccacaaaaaaaaatgatgttaaaTGTTAGAATAGTAGTTGTTGTCATTCAAGTGTAATTGTGActcacataataaattaattttaaaatattatcgttAAACGAGTTTATTGTATTGTGCGATAAACATTTCCATAGTTATAAAAGGTTATACTCTCGAATATAGATTTCTATCGTTATGTGATTTTTTCAGATATTGACGTTACTGTAAAATCTATATCCAACTTAGTtgcttataattaaatgtatataaaacagtcagtagaaaatatattatcggATTATTTTAgaggtaatataatattatctatcccTCAACATACGGGCATTAAGTAACTGACTGATCACGGTATGCCATGTGGTGCATTACAATAGGAAACAAAGCGGAAAACCGTTGTTATgcttattttgttgttaatagAGATTTGTTATACCTACTATTAAGATACTTCATTGAATTGTAATGGACGATGTTGCATTTTCATGTTATTCGCTTtcctaaaactatttattattatgatttaattatttagatcaTTCATTGTATAACACAGCGTCTTTTTAACCATTTCCTATTTGCGGCAGCCACATAATGCCAGAGAGTGAGGCGACGTGCACCACTGCTATTTTAAAGCTAGTCAGTTGCATTTTGCCCGCCACGCCAACAATGAATTATGGCAAATGTGTAAAGTTTAAACCATTGAtgttaaatgtcaaataaatgtTGAATGTGAATATGACTGTTTTTCACTGCTTCGTTGAAACGATTTTATATAATCTTGCAGTACATGCTCGTTACAAACTATTTAACacaaatcttaaatatttttttaaaattaaagacacAGCTAGTATAGCAAATAAATTCAATCTTATTGAAAATCATTTACTTACCAGTACATATATGGTGTTGACCTAGTGGCAAAGTATACGTAGCGTAATATTGTCGCAACAATAATAACGTATGAAAGCTCAATAGAGTGCTACACAATATTTCCACCGGGGATCCGCAGTCTACCCGGACACTGGAAAATATGAAAAAGGACGTAGGTATTCTGTTAggtaatgcaaaaaaaaatacatggaaATAAAATCCGTGTACTTATTCAACTGAATTAGACCCCTTTCAGATGACTAACATTAAACACGCGTTAGCATGTGAACACCCCGTAACGCTTATATCTGATCGGGGTAGTAGCTGTAAGGGTACCTATACTGAATGAAACAGCAGCCATATATAACCCAGGTTAAAACCAATTTGGACCTAactttagaaattatatttaaacattagggaatttataaaatatttcatagtatgttttctatttattcataaacacCATCTCGCTTCCTTAGTCTTCTTAAATAGGAATGTTGCGACAGAACAAGAACAAAGCGGTCCTCTTCGCATGCGTCTTTTTTTTTCGAGATTTTAATTGGTTACTTTGATTAAATACTTCACAGAATGGTATTGTCGGTAAGACAGGTCGTATTGAAAACGAAACAAAGTCTGGAACATACATTAAAACCTCCCCAAGAGAGCGGGACACGAACAggatgataaattattattatacattttgatGTGATGTATAATCTTTTTTTCTTCAACTGTGCACTCTGCACATCGTAGGCCGAGAACATTTAAAGTACaggtttattttacattaaaaaagtggcgatagcctagttgggtgtggaacggactgccaagacgaatgtccgcaggttgaaatcccaagggcacacacctctgacttttctaaaatcatgtgtgtattatttgtgagtttatcgttcgctttaacggtgaaggaaaacatcgtgaggaaacctgcacatctgagaagttctctataggaatttcgaaggtgtgtgaagtctaccaatccgcactaggccagcgtggtggactaaggcctaatccctctcagtaatagagaaggcccgtgctcagcagtgagcaagtctataatacagggccgatattattattattttacatgaacttttgctcgcggctcagCCACCAAAacacttttccgggataaaatcccGGTGtaatttcccgggataataagtaacttatatattttccgggataaaatttcatcaaaatcggttacgCCGCGAAATAGTAACAAACTGGCAGTGCtactatcgcatttataatattagtaaatggGAAAGTAACTCTGCCAGTTTCATATATTGCATTAATAATTATGGATATTTacggttttaaaaaaaaaataagattcaaTTTGAAGAATTGTCATTTTAAAATGGAGAAAAGCATGGCGTACTGCACATCACTACCGTATTTAAAACAAGAAAGACCTTGACccaagattttaatttaagctGTTGCGTTTGTATGTATATGTACGAACAGAACTGATTGCTCAAATGACAAAGTTAGGCGCTGCTATTTAGCAGCCGGCAGCGCAGCGCAGTTTATACCTcgcattttaaatgtaatgtacCGATCGtggtcatatttatttatttttcttaactaGTCCAAATACTGTAGATGATAAATATTCAGACAGTTTGGGTCTGGACTAATTTTTAGCATAGCTATAAATTGTCCATAAAATTACACTAGTTCACAaaatttatctgtttttttataccccgaaataaatgtatgtaaatatgttaatctagCTTTCTCAAACCTAAAAGTGATAGCGGAAATATTTTATCACGTCAGAATTTGTTCCTgcatagtccattgaaatgttacattttttaggccttaccttgcgttttttagaggacgcaattttattttttgaagtgtagggggtcagtctaaagctaaaaccaagtttgtggggtcgccaccgttgtcccacggccgccatcttggaa
The Manduca sexta isolate Smith_Timp_Sample1 unplaced genomic scaffold, JHU_Msex_v1.0 HiC_scaffold_1928, whole genome shotgun sequence DNA segment above includes these coding regions:
- the LOC115447271 gene encoding uncharacterized protein LOC115447271, whose amino-acid sequence is MTDLTLTGADTIMFGPNSMSRLADARHVRISGPKQLVLRKNTAVNTKVVNLYLDIRGVDVVRMEPSTFHKVQGPLSVTIKNCDFVFLEGEVFSWLLSISVINVRKLVLGKGSFALDPTAANVGQHGPGMSVELVNTTIPELPAQSFGSSAARVYLESVDVHGIRSGAFTANTYNIVMAVNCAFHLIEEEAFAPKSLIHNLNFIGCKIQQLSSKAIQSAVVSLNFSNNSFDNIDSGAINTTVVAVEIVNCTFHKFMEKGFEFLSWNKLRLERNSFDELVPNAILTPDVLHVHEFIFNENEIETMHPNSLGFIGQVAANAAKKITYNNNYYGQNCHCNITEWLGRALGAASGELYTTESYCTVDEFFARCFNEPEQNMKISKFINGVCNPNEVQCEALQKWNRHGK